Genomic window (Drosophila albomicans strain 15112-1751.03 chromosome X, ASM965048v2, whole genome shotgun sequence):
ATATTGGCGCACACatagatacatagatacaaCTGATAAGGTCGCTCGACTGGCATTTTAATAGACTTGCGTCGTGCTTCTTGTTTTTCTCCGTGTTTACAGTGTGTCTCGTCGCTGGCTGTACGCCAAGGGTTTGAGACAGCTTCTCTAGCGATTCGCACTCATTCtcccccctctctttctctctctctctctctctcccccatctttttctctctctgtcgcaaCGCAGTGACAATGGCTCGTGACAAAAACAGCGACCACGTAGACATGTTCGCATTGAATTCTGGTTGCAGGTTTTCTTCTGGCCAAACATGCAGCTGACAAGTCTTAAAGGACTCAACTTGAACTTGTCATTTGCTTAAAGACTTAATGACATTATGTCGACAAGTCTTGACGGAATTTGTGAAGCTTAAATGCAATCGGTGTGTGTGAAAGAATTTCTTGACATGGTAAAATTATGTTCCAGAAATCATTTCTCAATTCACTTGTTTCTTGGGATACTAAAATATCTAATCTATCTATTAAAATATCTaatcgaaaattaaataaattgaaattaggATTTTTGAGGGTTGGGTTGAAATAATATCTAAAGGTTATTGACATCCTTTAAAACAATTCCTAAACCTTAATTCTTAGATCACAAATACAGGCAAAAGAGTTCCTAAAGACGCCTTCAGAGATAAAACTGAAGGAGACAATTGAAAGAGACTCTAACCTTAATGATTCTGTATTCGATAATTGAGATCCTAAAACTTTACAAAAAGAAACATGTAAGAAatctacaatcgagtgtgctcgattctGATATACccgaaattaatatacctcaataatatttaaatatactaaaggctaAGTTAAGTCCTTTTACTGATTGTAAATCTAGCAAAAAAACTTCCCGAAGACACCTTCGGACAGAAAGCTGAAAAGACAGTGGAAAGAGATGCTGAAAGGCAGTGGAAAAAGGAAATAACttaacaagcaacaaaatataaactgATGACTAATTTCATCAACTCAACAACactattgtatttaatatacatcacatcaaataataatactagaTTTTTTATGCTTCACTAGCACAACTCTTCATCGATACAATTTTGTTAGGAATTGCCAccaattgcatatttaataatggATCATCAACTTGCTACTTTCGCGGCTACAACGCACTCGTCATGCATCTCGTTGGCCTCCTCGCCAGCTGTGATAACCGGCAACCAGTGGAAACCTGCCGCATTCTTACATCTTGCCGCctgttgttgtagttcttcttcttcttctttgtcttgttgcacgttgcaagcATTGAAATTGTCGCCAAATTTGTGCCAGCTTTTGGCCAATTTAATCAACTGTTGCGTATAGACAGGCAACTGTTGCGCCAATTGGCAAGCTTCCCTCACGCTCAGATCATAACATTTCCTCACTTTGGATTTGGTCAGTTGACGCATCGGTTCAAGGCCATGGGAGATGCGTTCACAGAGTTTATCGGAGGCATCTGTGTTGCCCCAAATGCCAACGCGATTGGTAAAATAAATGGCCAGGGTTAAGGCAGCGGTGCGCGCTACTAAACTGCTCAACATTTTGCTatagaacaaaacaaacaaacttgtTATGCAAAAAAAGAAGTTAACAACGGACAAACAAAATTCACgaaaattgaacaattttgcaaataaactCCATTTAAAAGTGAACACCGATAACTGAAAACTGAATAGACGACCTTAAAGGAGAGAAGGAAAATAAAGCAACTACTGCGATCGAAActataataaaacattttgccaCCACATACGGAAAAGCGAGACAAAAAAGGAAGCCTCGGAATGCGCTTTAATGTTCCCACATTCTGTGGCGTCGTCCATAAAAGGGGTTTCACCACAATTGGGCAGCCAGAGCAAATATCCTCGCTAACACAGCAGCGAAACAATGGAATTGGAAAACTGAACGAAACCGAATGCTTGATGTTCTCTGCCGAGAAGGAGTCTAGAAAGTTGCAAACATATTTCCtacaaaaatggaaatatttaGATGGGAACTTAGTTTAGTTTTCCAtccgtctgc
Coding sequences:
- the LOC117573758 gene encoding uncharacterized protein LOC117573758, yielding MLSSLVARTAALTLAIYFTNRVGIWGNTDASDKLCERISHGLEPMRQLTKSKVRKCYDLSVREACQLAQQLPVYTQQLIKLAKSWHKFGDNFNACNVQQDKEEEEELQQQAARCKNAAGFHWLPVITAGEEANEMHDECVVAAKVAS